From Aspergillus fumigatus Af293 chromosome 3, whole genome shotgun sequence, a single genomic window includes:
- a CDS encoding glycosyltransferase family 2 protein yields MNGHYGQEDQEEKFGLSVHRRGHNNHSSFDSLDQLPPGAQTPIRAGEIPLEDYASPGYHFATARSSLCPESFDSRSASPSPYQHNQLLQSHQSLAPLVNASPSPLFAKDWVQSGSIARIHKRDDADIWRGWKRWVFSLVPFLTLANTGLYLFYLGLRIACIILAQNAAGYTYAGAWVFVAIEIAVAIPSLMHNCWTMMALKKRGRPKLRLTGNDVPTVDVFVTCCGEDDEVVLDTVRGACDQDYPRDRFRVIVLDDAKSATLEASVRQLAITHPNLIYMAREKIPGKPHHFKAGNLNYGLEQVHHLPGGAGQFMAALDADMIPEQDWLRAVLPHLLVDPKMALACPPQLFYNTPPSDPLAQSLDFFVHVIEPIKDAMGVAWCTGSGYVVRREALDEIGNFPLGSLAEDVATSTLMLGKGWKTAYIHEPLQFGTVPEDFGGHLKQRTRWAIGTVDTAVKLKFCLWGDAVRQMTVAQRFSGFLYATLSLYTLLLTASIFAIPIILLWGKQLVAYATQEQLRWLIWACFASTISNRICEFALFIPAGYHTGQRGSRYQLWMAPYIALCIVRSFILPRWLGGQAQAFKPTGSLSSALEERDPKRRKNMLVRLRVILLNYMAFFHLAFVYVTLVAVVISSYRCFAQEKTFQDVILCLITHAFWPPLTFLFICTSLWTPVAYAVDPPAMPDREDLLVRDPKTGVAHPTARSKKIAFGGQAAWFELEYTVATAATILVFVYSFFF; encoded by the exons ATGAACGGACACTATGGCCAGGAggaccaggaggagaagtTCGGACTTTCCGTCCATCGTCGAGGCCACAACAATCACAGCAGTTTTGACTCGCTAGACCAGCTCCCACCGGGAGCTCAAACGCCTATTCGGGCTGGTGAGATTCCTCTGGAGGATTATGCGTCTCCCGGATATCATTTCGCAACCGCTCGTTCGTCTCTCTGTCCAGAATCGTTTGACTCTCGTTCAGCATCACCCTCTCCG TATCAGCACAATCAGCTGCTTCAAAGTCACCAGAGTCTTGCTCCTCTCGTCAATGCCTCCCCGTCTCCGTTGTTTGCCAAAGATTGGGTCCAGTCCGGATCGATTGCTCGCATTCACAAGCGTGATGATGCCGATATCTGGAGAGGATGGAAGCGCTGGGTCTTCAGCCTTGTTCCCTTCCTCACGCTGGCCAACACCGGTCTCTACCTCTTCTACCTCGGCCTTCGGATCGCCTGTATTATTCTAGCCCAAAACGCAGCCGGATACACATACGCCGGAGCTTGGGTTTTCGTAGCTATCGAGATCGCTGTTGCGATCCCCTCGTTGATGCACAACTGCTGGACCATGATGGCACTCAAGAAAAGAGGTCGACCCAAGCTGCGACTGACCGGAAATGATGTTCCTACCGTCGATGTTTTCGTCACCTgctgcggagaagatgacgaggTTGTGCTGGATACTGTACGTGGAGCGTGCGATCAGGACTACCCCCGCGATAGATTCAGGGTCATTGTGCTCGATGACGCCAAGTCAGCCACCCTGGAGGCTTCCGTTCGCCAGCTCGCCATTACTCACCCCAATCTCATCTACATGGCGCGAGAGAAGATTCCGGGCAAACCACACCACTTCAAAGCGGGTAACCTCAATTATGGCCTTGAGCAGGTGCACCATTTGCCTGGAGGCGCCGGCCAATTCATGGCGGCACTGGATGCAGATATG ATTCCCGAGCAAGATTGGCTGCGTGCCGtccttcctcatctcctTGTCGATCCCAAGATGGCCCTTGCATGCCCGCCGCAGTTGTTCTACAATACCCCTCCGTCTGACCCTCTCGCACAGAGTCTGGACTTCTTCGTGCATGTGATTGAGCCAATCAAGGATGCGATGGGTGTTGCTTGGTGCACTGGGTCCGGTTATGTCGTTCGACGCGAGGCCCTAGACGAGATCGGCAACTTCCCTCTTGGTTCGTTGGCCGAAGACGTCGCAACCTCCACACTGATGCTCGGGAAGGGATGGAAGACCGCGTACATCCATGAACCTCTCCAGTTCGGTACCGTGCCGGAAGATTTTGGCGGACATCTTAAGCAGCGTACCCGATGGGCAATCGGAACCGTCGACACTGCCGTGAAGCTCAAATTCTGTCTGTGGGGTGACGCCGTTCGACAGATGACTGTTGCTCAGCGCTTTTCGGGATTCCTGTACGCAACACTCAGCTTGTACACCCTCCTTCTCACTGCCTCGATTTTCGCCATCCCCATTATTCTTCTGTGGGGCAAGCAGCTTGTTGCCTACGCGACTCAAGAGCAACTGCGTTGGCTTATCTGGGCATGCTTTGCCTCGACCATTTCCAACCGAATCTGCGAGTTCGCCCTCTTCATCCCCGCTGGCTACCACACCGGACAGAGAGGCTCGCGCTACCAGCTCTGGATGGCACCCTACATTGCCCTTTGTATTGTCCGGTCATTCATCCTCCCCAGATGGCTTGGTGGCCAGGCCCAGGCCTTCAAGCCGACCGGCTCACTCAGCTCCGCACTCGAAGAGCGTGATCCGAAACGGAGGAAGAACATGCTCGTCCGTCTGCGCGTGATCTTACTCAACTAcatggccttcttccaccttgCTTTTGTGTATGTCACGCTCGTTGCGGTCGTCATCTCGTCGTATCGCTGCTTCGCGCAGGAGAAGACCTTCCAAGATGTCATTCTTTGCTTGATCACACACGCCTTCTGGCCCCCGCTGaccttccttttcatctGCACTTCGCTTTGGACTCCTGTCGCTTACGCCGTCGATCCTCCTGCCATGCCTGACCGTGAGGATCTGTTGGTCCGAGACCCCAAGACGGGAGTCGCGCATCCGACCGCCCGGAGCAAGAAGATTGCGTTCGGTGGTCAGGCGGCCTGGTTCGAGCTGGAGTATACAGTGGCAACGGCTGCTACGATTTTGGTCTTCGTGTATTCGTTCTTTTTCTGA